A part of Brassica rapa cultivar Chiifu-401-42 chromosome A05, CAAS_Brap_v3.01, whole genome shotgun sequence genomic DNA contains:
- the LOC103866860 gene encoding protein transport protein Sec61 subunit beta, whose product MVGSGAPQRGSAAAAASMRRRKPSGSGGGASGGGGGAAGSMLQFYTDDAPGLKISPNVVLVMSIGFIAFVAVLHVMGKLYFVK is encoded by the coding sequence ATGGTGGGAAGTGGAGCTCCGCAGAGAGGAAGTGCAGCTGCGGCTGCTAGCATGCGTAGGAGGAAGCCTAGCGGAAGTGGAGGAGGAGCctctggtggtggtggtggtgctgCAGGATCCATGCTTCAGTTCTACACGGATGACGCACCGGGTCTCAAGATCTCCCCTAATGTTGTCCTTGTCATGAGCATTGGTTTCATTGCTTTTGTCGCTGTTCTTCATGTCATGGGCAAGCTCTACTTTGTCAAGTGA
- the LOC103866858 gene encoding metalloendoproteinase 4-MMP — translation MNLITKRSKPIKPKISFYIYIYNLCFSLHYRFNIIDHTMHHHPYNRKPITVFSFFFLIYHIPQPIEARNPSQFTIKPSRHNVNIPEIKRHLHRFGYLQRNNNNVSFEQALSRYQKNLGLPITGKPDSDTLSHVRLPRCGFPDDVDSKTPPFHTKQKYVYFPGRPRWTRDDNIPLQLTYAFSQENLTPYLTPTQIRRVFRHAFAKWASVIPVSFVETEDYDTADIKIGFFAGDHGDGEPFDGVLGVLAHTFSPENGRLHLDKAETWAVDFHEEKSTVAVDLESVAVHEIGHVLGLGHSSAKDAAMYPTLKPRSKKVDLNVDDVVGVQSLYGTNPNFNLSGLLASETSTNLAADGKLVRSEGMIYSTLSTLFVLGFLNL, via the coding sequence ATGAATTTAATAACCAAACGTTCCAAACCCATTAAACCAAAAATatctttctatatatatatttataacctaTGCTTTTCCCTCCACTACAGGTTCAACATCATCGATCACACCATGCATCATCATCCATACAATCGTAAACCCATCAccgtcttctccttcttctttcttATCTATCATATCCCACAACCCATCGAAGCTCGAAACCCATCTCAATTCACGATCAAACCATCACGGCACAACGTCAATATACCGGAAATAAAACGTCACCTTCACCGGTTCGGTTACCTCCAacgcaacaacaacaacgtcTCGTTCGAGCAAGCTCTCTCTCGCTACCAAAAAAACCTCGGTCTACCGATAACCGGGAAACCAGATTCCGACACGTTGTCACACGTTCGGTTACCAAGATGCGGATTCCCTGATGACGTGGACTCCAAAACGCCGCCGTTtcacacaaaacaaaaatacgTGTATTTCCCCGGAAGGCCCAGGTGGACAAGAGACGACAACATCCCACTGCAACTCACCTACGCCTTCTCGCAGGAGAACCTAACCCCTTATCTAACACCAACACAAATACGCCGCGTGTTCCGACACGCTTTCGCCAAGTGGGCTTCGGTGATCCCCGTAAGCTTCGTCGAAACAGAGGACTACGACACCGCCGACATCAAAATCGGATTCTTCGCCGGAGACCACGGCGACGGAGAGCCGTTCGACGGTGTTTTAGGCGTTTTAGCGCACACTTTCTCGCCGGAAAACGGTAGGCTTCATCTGGACAAAGCAGAGACGTGGGCCGTCGATTTCCATGAGGAGAAATCGACGGTTGCCGTTGATTTGGAGTCTGTAGCTGTGCACGAGATAGGTCACGTGCTTGGGCTGGGCCATAGCTCGGCGAAAGACGCGGCTATGTACCCAACGTTAAAGCCCAGAAGCAAGAAAGTGGACTTGAACGTTGATGATGTCGTTGGAGTACAGTCTTTGTACGGAACTAACCCAAATTTCAACTTAAGTGGTTTACTTGCGTCGGAGACTTCGACCAATCTAGCTGCTGATGGCAAGTTGGTTCGGTCCGAAGGAATGATCTATTCGACATTGAGTACTCTTTTTGTTCTCGGTTTTTTAAATCTTTAG
- the LOC103866857 gene encoding elongation factor G-2, mitochondrial has translation MPRFPPSPSPNLLQRLFSSSNKRSSSSPTAALLSGDFHLRQFSSGNAARAAKGEKEPWWKESMNKVRNIGISAHIDSGKTTLTERVLFYTGRIHEIHEVRGRDGVGAKMDSMDLEREKGITIQSAATYCTWKDYKVNIIDTPGHVDFTIEVERALRVLDGAILVLCSVGGVQSQSITVDRQMRRYEVPRVAFINKLDRMGADPWKVLSQARAKLRHHSAAVQMPIGLEENFKGLIDLVHVKALFFHGSSGENVVAGDIPADMEELVAEKRRELIETVSEVDDVLAEKFLNDEPVTAAELEEAIRRATIAQKFVPVFMGSAFKNKGVQPLLDGVVSYLPCPTEVNNYALDQDNEEAKVTLTGSPDGPLVALAFKLEEGRFGQLTYLRIYEGVIKKGDFIINVNTKKRIKVPRLVRMHSNDMEDIQEAHAGEIVAVFGIDCASGHTFTDGSVKYTMTSMSVPEPVMSLAVQPVSKDSGGQFSKALQRFQKEDPTFRVGLDPDSNQTIISGMGELHLDIYVERMRREYKVDATVGKPRVNFRETITQRAEFDYLHKKQSGGAGQYGRVTGYVEPLPSDSKEKFEFENMIVGQAIPSGFIPAIEKGFKEAANSGSLIGHPVENIRIVLTDGASHAVDSSELAFKMAAIYAFRLCYTAAKPVILEPVMLVELKVPTEFQGTVAGDLNKRKGIIVGNDQEGDDSVIQAHVPLNNMFGYSTSLRSMTQGKGEFTMEYKEHSAVSNDVQTQLVNAHNATKPTD, from the exons ATGCCGAGGTTTCCCCCATCTCCGTCGCCCAACCTCCTCCAGAGACTCTTCTCCTCCTCCAACAAACGCTCCTCATCCTCCCCCACCGCCGCGCTCCTCTCCGGAGACTTCCACCTCCGCCAATTCTCCTCCGGAAACGCCGCCCGCGCCGCGAAAGGCGAGAAGGAGCCATGGTGGAAGGAATCGATGAACAAGGTCCGCAACATCGGGATCTCAGCTCACATAGACTCGGGGAAAACCACGCTCACCGAGCGCGTGCTGTTCTACACGGGGCGGATCCACGAGATCCACGAAGTCAGAGGGAGAGACGGCGTCGGCGCTAAGATGGACTCCATGGACTTGGAGCGTGAGAAAGGTATCACCATCCAATCCGCCGCCACGTACTGCACCTGGAAGGATTACAAG GTTAATATCATTGACACTCCTGGTCACGTTGACTTCACAATTGAAGTGGAGAGAGCGTTACGTGTACTAGACGGAGCGATCTTGGTTCTATGCAGTGTTGGTGGTGTGCAGAGTCAGTCTATTACTGTTGACAGGCAAATGAGGAGGTACGAGGTTCCGAGAGTGGCGTTTATCAACAAGCTTGATAGAATGGGAGCTGATCCATGGAAAGTGCTGAGCCAA gCAAGAGCTAAGCTCAGGCATCATAGTGCAGCTGTGCAAATGCCTATTGGTCTAGAAGAAAATTTTAAGGGTCTTATTGACCTTGTGCATGTGAAAGCTCTTTTCTTCCATGGATCCAGCGG TGAGAATGTTGTGGCTGGTGATATTCCTGCTGATATGGAAGAGTTGGTTGCGGAGAAGAGGAGAGAATTGATAGAGACAGTCTCTGAAGTTGATGATGTGCTCGCTGAGAAGTTTCTAAATGATGAGCCTGTTACTGCTGCTGAGCTTGag GAAGCTATTCGCAGAGCTACCATTGCACAAAAGTTTGTTCCTGTATTTATGGGCAGTGCATTCAAAAACAAG GGAGTACAACCTCTACTAGATGGTGTTGTTAGCTATCTTCCTTGTCCAACTGAAGTCAATAACTATGCTCTTGACCAGGATAATGAAGAAGCGAAG GTAACCTTGACCGGTTCTCCAGATGGACCTCTTGTTGCGCTGGCTTTTAAACTAGAGGAGGGACGTTTTGGTCAGCTAACATATCTTAG AATATACGAAGGAGTGATTAAGAAGGGTGATTTTATCATAAATGTTAATACTAAAAAGAGAATAAAG GTTCCACGCTTGGTCCGTATGCATTCTAATGATATGGAG GATATTCAAGAGGCACATGCTGGAGAAATCGTAGCTGTGTTTGGTATTGACTGTGCATCAG GTCATACATTTACAGATGGATCAGTCAAGTACACAATGACATCGATGAGTGTTCCTGAACCTGTTATGTCCTTGGCTGTTCAACCAGTTTCAAAAGATTCGGGTGGACAG TTCTCGAAAGCATTGCAACGATTCCAGAAAGAGGATCCCACTTTCAGAGTGGGATTGGATCCCGACAGTAACCAG ACGATTATTTCTGGTATGGGGGAATTGCATTTGGATATTTATGTTGAACGTATGCGCAGAGAATATAAG gTTGATGCGACTGTTGGCAAGCCTCGTGTCAACTTTAGGGAGACTATCACTCAGCGAGCTGAGTTCGATTATCTACACAAGAAGCAAAGTGGAGGAGCGGGTCAGTACGGTAGAGTTACCGG GTATGTGGAACCTCTACCATCTGACTCTAAAGAGAAGTTTGAGTTCGAAAACATGATTGTTGGACAAGCGATTCCGTCTGGTTTTATACCAGCAATCGAGAAAGGTTTCAAAGAAGCTGCAAACTC GGGTTCACTAATTGGTCATCCGGTAGAGAATATTCGGATAGTATTGACAGACGGAGCTTCACACGCAGTAGATTCCAGTGAACTTGCGTTTAAAATGGCTGCAATATACGCGTTCAGACTGTGTTACACAGCGGCTAAACCGGTGATTCTAGAGCCTGTCATGTTGGTTGAGTTGAAAGTACCAACAGAGTTTCAGGGCACTGTTGCTGGTGACCTCAACAA gaGGAAAGGTATAATCGTTGGAAACGATCAGGAGGGTGATGATTCAGTAATCCAAGCTCAT GTGCCTTTGAACAACATGTTTGGCTATTCCACATCTCTTCGCTCCATGACACAG GGAAAAGGAGAATTTACGATGGAATACAAAGAACACTCTGCTGTGTCAAACGATGTCCAAACTCAGCTCGTCAACGCCCACAACGCCACCAAACCAACTGATTAG
- the LOC103866859 gene encoding GATA transcription factor 2, translating to MDLYGLSSPDLLRVDDLLDFSNEDIFSASSSTSTAATSSSSFPPPQNPNFHHHHPSSADHSFLHDICVPSDDAAHLEWLSQFVDDSFADFPANPLGGTMTTVKTETSFPGKPRSKRSRVPAAYAGTWAPMSESDQEVHVAGKLKPKKEHSGGGGRNYQSTTETAEGGMRRCTHCASDKTPQWRTGPLGPKTLCNACGVRFKSGRLVPEYRPASSPTFVLTQHSNSHRKVMELRRQKEVMRQPQHVQLHHHHHHIPPF from the exons ATGGACCTCTATGGCTTATCATCACCAGACTTACTTCGAGTCGATGACCTTCTTGATTTCTCCAATGAAGACATCTTCTCCGCCTCTTCCTCCACTTCCACCGCCGctacttcctcctcctccttccctCCTCCTCAGAACCCTAacttccaccaccaccacccttCTTCCGCTGATCATTCCTTCCTCCACGACATATGCGTTCCC AGTGACGACGCTGCTCACCTTGAGTGGCTCTCACAGTTCGTCGACGACTCCTTTGCTGACTTTCCGGCGAACCCATTGGGAGGAACCATGACTACCGTCAAAACTGAGACCTCGTTTCCCGGCAAACCAAGAAGCAAACGATCGAGAGTTCCAGCTGCTTACGCTGGAACATGGGCACCTATGTCCGAATCCGACCAGGAGGTTCATGTCGCCGGGAAACTCAAGCCTAAGAAAGAACACTCCGGCGGCGGAGGAAGAAATTATCAGTCCACAACGGAGACGGCTGAAGGAGGGATGAGGAGATGCACACACTGTGCTTCGGATAAGACACCACAATGGAGGACCGGTCCACTCGGGCCTAAGACTCTTTGTAACGCATGTGGAGTCCGGTTTAAATCCGGTAGGCTTGTACCGGAATACAGACCGGCTTCGAGTCCTACTTTCGTTTTGACTCAGCATTCCAACTCTCACCGGAAGGTGATGGAGCTTAGACGCCAGAAGGAGGTTATGAGACAACCACAACATGTCCAacttcaccaccaccaccaccacattCCTCCGTTTTAG